Proteins encoded together in one Kribbella voronezhensis window:
- a CDS encoding HAD-IA family hydrolase — MPTTAIDTVLFDADGVIQRPTIDWRATLATFIRPDQSAEEFILDLMTSEQPSLRGEGDFREAVAEVLARWESTTSVDDAMQPWHWFEADPVVVDLIQQLRTAGVGCHLATNQQAYRRTIMQDERHYGDWFDQTFYSCDLGVAKPEPAYFHAILAKVGKQGSAVLFIDDNEGNVKGALSAGLHAEHYDLANGTDALRELLSRYGLPTSA, encoded by the coding sequence ATGCCGACCACCGCGATCGACACCGTCCTGTTCGACGCCGATGGAGTGATCCAGCGGCCCACCATCGACTGGCGCGCCACGCTGGCGACCTTCATCCGCCCCGACCAGTCGGCGGAGGAGTTCATCCTCGATCTGATGACCTCGGAGCAGCCGTCGCTGCGCGGGGAGGGCGACTTCCGCGAGGCCGTCGCCGAAGTACTGGCCCGGTGGGAGTCGACCACCTCTGTCGATGACGCGATGCAGCCCTGGCACTGGTTCGAGGCCGACCCGGTCGTGGTCGACCTGATCCAGCAACTCCGTACGGCGGGTGTCGGGTGCCACCTGGCGACGAACCAGCAGGCCTACCGGCGGACGATCATGCAGGACGAACGGCACTACGGCGACTGGTTCGACCAGACGTTCTACTCCTGCGACCTCGGCGTCGCCAAACCGGAGCCGGCGTATTTCCACGCCATCCTGGCGAAGGTCGGCAAGCAGGGCTCGGCAGTGCTCTTCATCGACGACAACGAGGGCAACGTGAAAGGCGCCCTGAGCGCCGGCCTGCACGCCGAGCACTACGACCTGGCCAATGGCACGGACGCCCTGCGCGAACTGCTGTCCCGCTACGGCCTCCCGACCTCCGCCTGA
- a CDS encoding ABC transporter substrate-binding protein: MAVTRRRFLGLGAGGVAAAAGLTGCGSRSSLGGRDELSMWCWTGSVNDSLIATAEKGIAGTDKKLAMTRIGGDYKTKVLTSLAGKSLVPDIIGINDDVATYFPNADQFHDLRDLGADKVEADYLPWKWKLGITPENKMMAFPMDTGPTALFYRRDVFEKAGVPTEPADVAAAAPDWDSYIQLGKKVKAAVPGSAITDNITSIFSYALAQMPKRYMTAEGQYIGDGDHIRKAWDLAVRVVKEGLSANAQSGSTDANAVVTNGRLVAFIGAVWWAQLGPKNAAPKTKGLWRVTPSPGGPGNRGGSFLGITKYCKDPEAAFAFITWLESAKNQAQSFLDPVLFPSTPASYTDSRLTGPDPFFGGQRIVDVFADSAKKYPGAYFSPYDTIIGTPLSAELVNVEIGSKSSDQAWKDAQRQINRELTRAGAI; encoded by the coding sequence ATGGCAGTGACCAGACGGAGGTTCCTGGGCCTCGGCGCGGGAGGTGTGGCGGCCGCTGCCGGACTGACCGGATGCGGCTCGCGCAGCTCGCTCGGCGGCCGCGACGAGCTGAGCATGTGGTGCTGGACCGGCTCGGTGAACGACTCCCTGATCGCCACCGCGGAGAAGGGGATCGCCGGCACGGACAAGAAGCTCGCGATGACCCGGATCGGTGGCGACTACAAGACCAAGGTGCTGACCTCGCTGGCCGGCAAGTCGCTGGTGCCGGACATCATCGGGATCAACGACGACGTCGCCACCTACTTCCCGAACGCCGACCAGTTCCACGACCTGCGCGACCTCGGTGCCGACAAGGTCGAGGCCGACTACCTGCCGTGGAAGTGGAAGCTCGGCATCACGCCCGAGAACAAGATGATGGCCTTCCCGATGGACACCGGCCCGACCGCGCTGTTCTACCGGCGCGACGTGTTCGAGAAGGCCGGCGTACCGACCGAGCCCGCGGACGTGGCCGCGGCGGCCCCGGACTGGGACAGCTACATCCAGCTCGGCAAGAAGGTGAAGGCGGCGGTGCCGGGCTCGGCCATCACCGACAACATCACCTCGATCTTCAGCTACGCCCTGGCGCAGATGCCCAAGCGCTACATGACCGCGGAAGGCCAGTACATCGGCGACGGCGACCACATCCGCAAGGCCTGGGACCTGGCGGTCCGGGTCGTCAAGGAAGGGCTGTCGGCCAACGCCCAGTCGGGCAGTACCGACGCCAACGCCGTTGTCACCAACGGCCGGCTGGTCGCCTTCATCGGTGCGGTCTGGTGGGCCCAGCTCGGCCCGAAGAACGCGGCGCCGAAGACGAAGGGCCTGTGGCGGGTCACCCCGTCGCCCGGTGGTCCCGGCAACCGCGGCGGTTCCTTCCTCGGAATCACCAAGTACTGCAAGGATCCCGAGGCGGCCTTCGCCTTCATCACCTGGCTGGAGTCGGCCAAGAACCAGGCCCAGTCGTTCCTCGACCCGGTGCTCTTCCCGTCCACGCCGGCCAGCTACACCGACTCCCGGCTGACCGGGCCCGACCCGTTCTTCGGTGGCCAGCGGATCGTCGACGTCTTCGCCGACTCCGCGAAGAAGTATCCCGGCGCCTATTTCAGCCCGTACGACACGATCATCGGTACGCCGTTGTCGGCCGAACTGGTCAATGTCGAGATCGGCAGCAAGTCGTCCGACCAGGCCTGGAAGGACGCACAGCGCCAGATCAACCGCGAACTCACCCGGGCGGGGGCGATCTGA
- a CDS encoding carbohydrate ABC transporter permease, which translates to MRTERVRTVVGHAVLMLGVVVSIFPFYWMLVMASNTTPDIFAYPPKLVIGSHLFENMGHVLDNIDFFGAMLLTLVASLGVTVLVLFFDSLAAFAFAKYEFPGRDLLFGLLLATFMIPTQLALVPQFVTLAEFGWIGSLKALIIPGAANAFGIFWMRQYAKGAIPDELISAAKVDGAGFFRQYLTVGLPVLRPGLAFLGIFTFINVWNDYLWPLIVMTDPNKLTLQVALQQLNGVYGTDYSMVMAGALMSVIPLIGVFIIGGRHFIADIAAGAMKF; encoded by the coding sequence ATGCGCACTGAACGAGTCCGGACCGTCGTCGGTCACGCCGTCTTGATGCTCGGGGTGGTCGTCTCGATCTTCCCGTTCTATTGGATGCTGGTGATGGCCTCGAACACCACGCCGGACATCTTCGCCTACCCACCGAAGCTGGTGATCGGCTCGCACCTGTTCGAGAACATGGGCCACGTGCTGGACAACATCGACTTCTTCGGCGCGATGCTGCTCACGCTGGTCGCCTCGCTCGGGGTCACCGTGCTGGTGCTGTTCTTCGACTCGCTGGCGGCGTTCGCGTTCGCGAAGTACGAGTTCCCCGGCCGCGACCTGCTCTTCGGGTTGCTGTTGGCAACCTTCATGATCCCGACCCAGCTCGCCTTGGTGCCGCAGTTCGTGACGCTGGCGGAGTTCGGCTGGATCGGGTCGCTGAAGGCACTGATCATCCCCGGCGCCGCGAACGCGTTCGGCATCTTCTGGATGCGCCAGTACGCCAAGGGCGCGATTCCCGACGAACTGATCTCCGCCGCCAAGGTCGACGGCGCCGGCTTCTTCCGCCAGTACCTGACGGTCGGCCTGCCCGTACTGCGGCCCGGCCTGGCGTTCCTGGGGATCTTCACCTTCATCAATGTCTGGAACGACTACCTGTGGCCGTTGATCGTGATGACGGACCCGAACAAGCTCACCCTGCAGGTCGCCCTGCAGCAGCTGAACGGTGTGTACGGCACCGACTACAGCATGGTGATGGCGGGCGCGCTGATGAGCGTGATTCCCTTGATCGGTGTCTTCATCATCGGCGGCCGCCACTTCATCGCCGACATCGCCGCCGGCGCCATGAAGTTCTGA
- a CDS encoding aldo/keto reductase, which yields MPSTKLRWGILGTGNIASRFASQVPSSATNEVVAVGSRSTESANAFADKYGIANRHASYDDLLADESVDAVYIATPHPLHPQWAIKAAEAGKHVLCEKPLAINRAWAAAMIEAAVRNDVFLMEAYMYRCLPQTKLVAQLIRDGAIGEVHQIQASFAFQASFNAESRIFANDLAGGGILDVGGYPVSYARLIAGAATGAPYADPAAVTAVGQVGETGVDEWAVATLFFDSGLTAQVSTGVRLNDENRVRVLGSEGYLVVEDPWFGGDGKPTHVTVHKVGEEPRDIAADPAFIYQAEAEAVAEAIDARQAPEMSWADTLGNLQVLDSWRKAIGQQYDSERDDVIIPTATGRPLARRTDAPMTYGEVPGLAKQVSRLVMGVDNQETLPHAAAMFDDFVERGGTTFDTAYIYGGGRGEKLLGQWMTSRGNRDEVVVIGKGAHTPNCDPESLTRQLGESLERLQTDHVDLYLMHRDNEEIPVGEFVDVMDSHFRAGRIRAYGGSNWSLERFDEANEYAATHGKQPLTLLSNHLSLARAYDVPWAGCRHVSDDESQAWLRERQVALFPWSSQARGFFTGRAKPEDRSDEELVRCFYSDENFERLRRARELASEHGVEPTAIALAWLLHQPYPVFPLIGPRQISETRTSMPGLSVTLSADEVAWLTQA from the coding sequence TTGCCTTCCACCAAGCTCCGCTGGGGAATCCTCGGCACCGGCAACATCGCGTCCCGTTTCGCCAGTCAGGTGCCCTCGTCGGCCACCAACGAGGTGGTCGCGGTCGGCAGCCGTAGTACGGAATCGGCCAACGCCTTCGCCGACAAGTACGGCATCGCGAACCGGCACGCGTCGTACGACGATCTGCTGGCCGACGAGTCCGTCGACGCGGTCTACATCGCCACCCCGCACCCGCTGCACCCGCAGTGGGCGATCAAGGCCGCCGAAGCCGGCAAGCACGTGCTGTGCGAGAAGCCGCTGGCGATCAACCGCGCCTGGGCCGCGGCGATGATCGAGGCCGCGGTGCGCAACGACGTCTTCCTGATGGAGGCGTACATGTACCGCTGCCTGCCGCAGACCAAGCTGGTCGCCCAGTTGATCCGCGACGGCGCGATCGGCGAGGTCCACCAGATCCAGGCGTCGTTCGCGTTCCAGGCGTCGTTCAACGCCGAGAGCCGGATCTTCGCCAACGACCTGGCCGGCGGCGGCATCCTCGACGTCGGCGGCTACCCGGTGTCCTACGCGCGCCTGATCGCCGGCGCGGCCACCGGAGCGCCGTACGCCGATCCGGCCGCGGTGACCGCGGTCGGTCAGGTCGGCGAGACCGGGGTGGACGAATGGGCCGTCGCGACCCTGTTCTTCGACTCGGGGCTGACCGCCCAGGTGAGTACGGGCGTCCGCCTGAACGACGAGAACCGGGTGCGTGTGCTCGGCAGCGAGGGGTACCTCGTGGTCGAGGACCCGTGGTTCGGCGGCGACGGCAAGCCGACCCACGTCACTGTGCACAAGGTGGGGGAGGAGCCGCGCGACATCGCCGCGGACCCGGCCTTCATCTACCAGGCCGAGGCCGAGGCGGTCGCCGAGGCGATCGACGCGCGGCAGGCGCCGGAGATGAGCTGGGCGGACACGCTCGGGAATCTCCAGGTGCTGGACTCCTGGCGGAAGGCGATCGGGCAGCAGTACGACTCGGAGCGGGACGACGTGATCATCCCGACCGCGACGGGTCGCCCGCTGGCCCGGCGTACGGACGCACCGATGACGTACGGCGAGGTACCTGGCCTGGCGAAGCAGGTCTCGCGGCTCGTGATGGGCGTGGACAACCAGGAGACCCTGCCGCACGCGGCCGCGATGTTCGACGACTTCGTCGAGCGGGGCGGGACGACGTTCGACACGGCGTACATCTACGGCGGTGGGCGCGGCGAGAAGCTGCTCGGGCAGTGGATGACGTCGCGCGGCAACCGCGACGAGGTCGTTGTCATCGGCAAGGGTGCGCACACGCCGAACTGCGATCCCGAGTCGCTCACGCGGCAGCTCGGCGAGAGCCTGGAGCGGTTGCAGACCGATCACGTCGATCTGTACCTGATGCACCGCGACAACGAGGAGATCCCGGTCGGGGAGTTCGTCGACGTGATGGACTCCCACTTCCGGGCCGGCCGGATCCGGGCGTACGGCGGATCCAACTGGTCGCTGGAGCGGTTCGACGAGGCCAACGAGTACGCCGCGACGCACGGGAAGCAGCCGTTGACGCTGCTGAGCAACCACCTCAGCCTGGCGCGGGCGTACGACGTACCCTGGGCCGGTTGCCGGCATGTCAGTGACGACGAGTCGCAGGCGTGGCTCCGGGAGCGGCAGGTCGCGTTGTTCCCGTGGTCGAGTCAGGCGCGCGGGTTCTTCACCGGCCGGGCGAAGCCGGAGGACCGCTCCGACGAGGAACTGGTTCGCTGCTTCTACTCGGACGAGAACTTCGAGCGGCTGCGGCGGGCGCGCGAACTGGCGTCCGAGCATGGTGTCGAGCCGACGGCGATCGCGCTGGCCTGGCTGCTGCACCAGCCGTACCCGGTGTTCCCGCTGATCGGGCCGCGGCAGATCTCGGAGACCCGGACGTCGATGCCGGGACTGTCGGTGACGCTGTCGGCCGACGAAGTGGCGTGGCTTACACAGGCGTAG
- the thiD gene encoding bifunctional hydroxymethylpyrimidine kinase/phosphomethylpyrimidine kinase, with translation MTAAPPRVLTIAGSDSGGGAGIQADLKSMLANGVHGMSVLTAITAQNSIGVQGAWELPEEQVRAQFRSVVDDIGVDAVKTGMLASASMVRVVASLLRTLPPGVPVVVDPVSVSKHGDALLAADAMEAVREEIVPLATVLTPNLTELGPVAGTNGEDRELAAKILLDAGADWVLVKGGHDDGPVAIDVLHGPGVRREYSAPRADNRHTHGTGCTLASAIAAYLARGYDVPAAVGAAKDYISGAVAAGFALGGGIGPVDHGWRFRTRSDQ, from the coding sequence ATGACTGCCGCGCCGCCCAGGGTGCTGACGATCGCCGGATCGGATTCCGGTGGCGGGGCCGGGATCCAGGCCGACCTGAAATCGATGCTGGCCAACGGCGTGCACGGGATGAGCGTGCTGACGGCGATCACCGCGCAGAACAGCATCGGCGTGCAAGGCGCCTGGGAGCTGCCCGAGGAGCAGGTGCGAGCGCAGTTCCGCAGTGTGGTCGACGACATCGGCGTGGACGCGGTGAAGACGGGGATGCTCGCTTCCGCCTCGATGGTCCGGGTGGTCGCGTCGCTGCTGCGGACCCTGCCGCCCGGCGTACCGGTGGTCGTCGATCCGGTGTCGGTCTCCAAGCACGGCGACGCGTTGCTGGCCGCGGATGCGATGGAGGCCGTGCGGGAGGAGATCGTGCCGTTGGCGACCGTGCTGACACCGAACCTCACCGAGCTCGGTCCCGTCGCGGGGACGAACGGCGAAGATCGCGAGCTGGCCGCGAAGATCCTGCTCGACGCCGGTGCCGACTGGGTACTGGTGAAGGGCGGCCACGACGACGGCCCGGTCGCGATCGACGTACTGCACGGGCCCGGCGTACGGCGGGAGTACAGCGCGCCGCGGGCCGACAACCGGCACACGCACGGCACCGGGTGCACGCTGGCCAGTGCGATCGCGGCGTACCTTGCGCGCGGGTACGACGTACCGGCTGCTGTCGGTGCTGCGAAGGACTACATCAGCGGGGCGGTCGCCGCCGGGTTCGCGCTCGGCGGCGGGATCGGCCCGGTGGACCACGGATGGCGATTTCGGACCAGGAGTGACCAGTGA
- a CDS encoding carbohydrate ABC transporter permease, with protein MAVSETVRGPAANVSANSPDGPPNRFRQAIPQYAAVSPFFILFAIFGAFPVLFSIWLSFHSWDGIGTMKWVGIEQYSYLLTDPSFWKSITNTLIIWVISTVPMLALALVIANALHNATRFRTFYRIAYFIPNITSVVAVTMVFGSIFSNNFGLLNAFLQSIGLDKIEWLSQPWGIKIAIASIVAWRWTGYNAIIFLAGLQAISSDIYEAARVDGASPRQMFWRITVPLLRPVILFTAVTSTIGGLQIFTESQVLFGSSGAIGGPGDGGLTIVSYLYDSAFGKNQFGYGAAIGWALFILIVLFSVINWRLIGGNDDERLTSRAARRVQRRIAAERAATGKADADAGKEHADAH; from the coding sequence ATGGCCGTCAGTGAAACGGTCCGTGGACCGGCCGCGAATGTGAGCGCGAACAGTCCCGACGGGCCACCGAACCGGTTCCGGCAGGCGATACCGCAGTACGCCGCCGTCTCGCCGTTCTTCATCCTGTTCGCGATCTTCGGCGCCTTCCCGGTGTTGTTCTCGATCTGGTTGTCGTTCCATTCCTGGGACGGGATCGGCACGATGAAATGGGTCGGGATCGAGCAGTACAGCTACCTGCTCACCGACCCGAGTTTCTGGAAGTCGATCACCAACACCCTGATCATCTGGGTGATCTCGACCGTGCCGATGCTGGCGCTGGCGCTGGTGATCGCGAACGCGCTGCACAACGCGACCCGGTTCCGCACCTTCTACCGGATCGCCTACTTCATCCCGAACATCACCTCGGTGGTCGCCGTCACGATGGTGTTCGGGTCGATCTTCAGCAACAACTTCGGCCTGCTGAACGCGTTCCTGCAGTCGATCGGGCTGGACAAGATCGAGTGGCTCAGTCAGCCGTGGGGGATCAAGATCGCGATCGCCAGCATCGTCGCCTGGCGGTGGACCGGCTACAACGCGATCATCTTCCTGGCCGGCCTGCAGGCGATCTCCTCCGACATCTACGAGGCGGCGCGAGTCGACGGCGCCTCGCCGCGGCAGATGTTCTGGCGGATCACGGTGCCGTTGCTGCGGCCGGTGATCCTGTTCACCGCGGTCACCTCGACGATCGGCGGGCTGCAGATCTTCACCGAGTCGCAGGTGCTGTTCGGCAGCAGCGGCGCGATCGGCGGTCCCGGTGACGGCGGCCTGACGATCGTGTCCTACCTGTACGACAGCGCCTTCGGGAAGAACCAGTTCGGCTACGGCGCCGCGATCGGCTGGGCGCTGTTCATCCTGATCGTGTTGTTCTCGGTGATCAACTGGCGATTGATCGGCGGCAACGACGACGAGCGGCTGACCAGTCGTGCCGCCCGCCGGGTGCAGCGCAGGATCGCCGCCGAGAGAGCCGCTACGGGGAAGGCCGATGCCGACGCGGGGAAGGAGCACGCCGATGCGCACTGA
- a CDS encoding ROK family transcriptional regulator, with product MTARVGTTSSRRGRWQTAAEVLSLVGRQPGITRAAVARELGLSTSSATEVTARLRELQLLTETPAPSRGRGRPTSVLLPHPEGPLVLAVNLRQGTWRSAVVSLDGTLHEQVTTPHRSRRPEAVLASLHERVEATAAQYGDRLRVVSLAVAGTIRDNRLMQASTLGWGEVDLSPVVGDTGLTLLAGNDATLSGVAESRTGAAAGAGTALHLIVEVGLGGTLILDGIPASGATGAGGEYGHMPFGDRSLRCPCGASGCWDLEIDGRALARRLGDAEPDDPLSYAEAVLQRTDPAASAAIELSATSLGSGIAGLVNAHDPDVVTLGGLAVPLRQSAPAAFDTAYRSGLMRFRRATPPPILNSTHSTDGALRGAAALALDHITTEPAIAAWAEPTT from the coding sequence GTGACGGCAAGAGTCGGCACCACATCTTCGCGGCGCGGCCGGTGGCAGACGGCCGCCGAGGTGCTGAGCCTAGTTGGTCGGCAGCCGGGCATCACGCGGGCTGCAGTGGCGCGTGAGCTGGGGCTGAGCACCAGTTCGGCGACTGAGGTGACCGCACGGCTGCGGGAGTTGCAGTTGCTCACGGAGACGCCGGCACCGAGTCGTGGTCGCGGTCGGCCGACCAGTGTGCTGCTGCCGCATCCAGAAGGGCCGCTGGTTCTTGCGGTGAACCTTCGGCAAGGCACTTGGCGCTCTGCGGTCGTCTCCCTCGACGGAACGCTCCATGAGCAGGTGACGACGCCACACCGGAGCAGGCGACCGGAGGCGGTGCTGGCGAGCCTTCACGAGCGTGTGGAAGCGACTGCGGCGCAGTACGGCGATCGGTTGCGGGTGGTGAGCCTTGCTGTCGCGGGGACGATCCGGGACAACCGGTTGATGCAGGCGTCGACCTTGGGGTGGGGCGAAGTCGATCTGAGTCCCGTGGTCGGGGACACCGGGCTGACGCTGCTCGCGGGGAACGACGCGACGCTCAGCGGGGTGGCCGAGTCACGAACCGGCGCTGCGGCGGGGGCGGGGACAGCGCTGCATCTGATCGTCGAGGTCGGCTTGGGTGGGACTCTGATTCTGGACGGGATTCCTGCGAGTGGGGCGACCGGTGCCGGTGGCGAATACGGGCACATGCCCTTCGGCGATCGTTCGTTGCGGTGTCCGTGTGGAGCGAGTGGTTGCTGGGATCTGGAGATCGACGGTCGCGCGCTCGCCCGGCGCCTCGGGGATGCCGAGCCTGATGACCCGCTCAGTTATGCCGAAGCAGTGTTGCAACGCACCGACCCGGCGGCGTCGGCTGCCATCGAACTCTCGGCGACCTCACTCGGCTCGGGCATCGCCGGCCTGGTGAACGCCCACGACCCCGACGTCGTCACCCTCGGCGGCCTGGCCGTCCCCCTTCGCCAGAGCGCACCGGCAGCCTTCGACACGGCGTACCGGTCCGGGCTGATGCGCTTCCGCCGAGCCACTCCCCCGCCGATCCTCAACTCCACCCACTCCACCGACGGCGCCCTCCGAGGCGCCGCGGCCCTCGCCCTGGACCACATCACCACCGAACCAGCCATCGCCGCCTGGGCAGAACCAACAACCTAG
- a CDS encoding HAD-IA family hydrolase yields MDLQQVRAVLFDMDGTLVTSDEAVERAWTTWAREYGVDASAVLAIAHGSPADSTVARILPALDEPGRIRAANRQLQLQYDDLSDVSAAPGAARVLATIERLGLPWAVVTSADRQLAKARLGAAGIDPPVLVTFEDITNGKPDPEGYLRAAELLDTPPSSCLVVEDAEVGLQAGRAAGSMTAALKGLSGDLDLADLHQLADLLEHRE; encoded by the coding sequence ATGGACCTGCAGCAAGTGCGCGCCGTGTTGTTCGACATGGACGGCACGCTGGTCACTTCCGACGAGGCGGTCGAGCGCGCCTGGACAACGTGGGCGCGCGAGTACGGCGTCGACGCCTCGGCCGTGCTCGCCATCGCCCACGGCAGCCCCGCCGACTCCACCGTCGCGCGAATCCTCCCCGCCCTCGACGAGCCCGGCCGCATCCGGGCCGCGAACCGCCAACTGCAACTCCAGTACGACGACCTGTCGGACGTCTCCGCCGCTCCCGGCGCCGCCCGGGTGCTCGCCACGATCGAGCGACTCGGGCTGCCGTGGGCCGTCGTCACGAGCGCTGACCGTCAGCTCGCCAAGGCCCGCCTCGGCGCCGCCGGCATCGACCCGCCAGTCCTGGTGACCTTCGAGGACATCACGAACGGCAAGCCGGACCCCGAGGGCTACCTCCGTGCTGCCGAGCTGCTCGACACGCCGCCCAGTTCCTGCCTGGTCGTGGAGGACGCCGAAGTAGGCCTGCAGGCCGGCCGGGCCGCTGGTTCGATGACCGCTGCCCTGAAAGGCCTGTCCGGCGACCTGGATCTCGCCGACCTCCACCAACTCGCCGACCTGCTCGAGCATCGTGAGTGA
- the rpmB gene encoding 50S ribosomal protein L28: MSKKCDVCDKKPTFGNSVARLGKGAMIRRVKKRTARRFDPNIQTIRATIKGTPTKLKVCTSCIKAGKVQRVVG; encoded by the coding sequence ATGTCTAAGAAGTGCGATGTTTGTGACAAGAAGCCGACGTTCGGCAACAGTGTTGCGCGGCTGGGTAAGGGCGCGATGATCCGTCGGGTCAAGAAGCGCACGGCGCGTCGGTTCGACCCGAACATCCAGACCATCCGGGCGACCATCAAGGGAACCCCCACCAAGCTCAAGGTCTGCACGTCCTGCATCAAGGCAGGCAAGGTCCAGCGCGTCGTCGGCTAG
- a CDS encoding DinB family protein, which yields MNTSRPPVDGLCQECGFNYDTGDLQGTVTTLIRQSAESSMALTKAAAGPDVNVVRLRPEPEVWSAIEYACHVRDVLEVQRARIAQCLAEDRPVYAPMDRSGRLKELKYEQQDPMVVAAALMKNARDFGAAARVLKPAELGKLGLYNYPVRAPRTLGWLIRHTAHEIQHHRMDIITILAKLEPPIIPAPKAAPPEDADPETDEATPTADEPTGT from the coding sequence GTGAACACGAGCCGGCCGCCGGTCGACGGGCTGTGCCAGGAATGTGGCTTCAACTACGACACCGGTGATCTGCAGGGCACGGTGACGACGCTGATCCGGCAGTCCGCGGAGAGCAGCATGGCGCTGACGAAGGCGGCCGCCGGGCCGGACGTGAACGTGGTCCGGCTCCGGCCGGAGCCCGAGGTGTGGTCGGCGATCGAGTACGCCTGCCATGTCCGCGACGTCCTCGAGGTGCAGCGGGCCCGGATCGCGCAGTGCCTGGCCGAGGACCGCCCGGTGTACGCGCCGATGGATCGCAGCGGGCGGCTGAAGGAACTCAAGTACGAACAGCAGGACCCGATGGTGGTCGCCGCCGCGCTGATGAAGAACGCCCGCGACTTCGGCGCCGCCGCCCGCGTCCTCAAACCGGCCGAACTCGGCAAACTCGGCCTCTACAACTACCCGGTCCGAGCCCCCCGCACCCTCGGCTGGCTGATCCGCCACACCGCCCACGAGATCCAGCACCACCGGATGGACATCATCACCATCCTGGCCAAACTCGAACCCCCCATCATCCCCGCCCCCAAAGCCGCACCGCCCGAAGACGCCGACCCCGAAACCGACGAGGCCACCCCCACCGCCGACGAACCAACCGGGACCTGA
- a CDS encoding MFS transporter: MSDSARRVDLEVGLALAALGFLLGGMGACVAVLARDLDEPASRLALLPSAFALGLLIVAFVGPVLLRTGRITAVLRSGALVCALGAVLVAVAPGFISAVGGGLLIGIGGALLVLLAPLLLSGPTAAARLTKVNAVGSATGILAPLAIGGLDSLGPTGRLAMLVAVPPFLVLIVIAAPARAGESLDPTPAGEGSPWLSAFRGWSRVVLAVAVEFCFVVWAVARLVEAGLPIAIAALLGSAFPIGMAVGRSIGPIHVRGWSPLVPAGLLALSGSLLVSLFGAPAVVVAGLLLAGLGVAPLYPLTIAELVATPGIRPVRLAALGALASATAILAAPTILAALATVVELSKAFLITLPLLLVLFLISGPLRPGRPQTAVRPQAEVGRP; this comes from the coding sequence GTGAGTGACAGCGCCCGGCGGGTCGACCTGGAAGTGGGTCTCGCTCTGGCGGCCCTGGGGTTCCTGCTGGGCGGAATGGGCGCCTGCGTCGCAGTACTGGCGCGTGATCTCGACGAGCCGGCTAGCCGCCTTGCGTTGCTGCCGTCCGCTTTCGCTCTCGGTCTGCTCATCGTTGCCTTCGTAGGGCCGGTCCTGCTCCGCACTGGCAGGATCACGGCCGTACTGCGAAGCGGCGCGCTCGTCTGTGCGCTCGGAGCCGTCCTGGTCGCGGTAGCGCCCGGCTTCATCAGTGCGGTCGGTGGGGGACTGCTGATCGGCATCGGTGGAGCCCTGCTGGTGCTCCTGGCGCCACTGCTGCTCAGTGGTCCGACTGCAGCCGCCCGGCTCACCAAGGTCAACGCCGTCGGCAGTGCGACCGGCATCCTGGCGCCCTTGGCCATCGGCGGGCTCGACTCGCTCGGTCCCACCGGGCGCCTGGCGATGCTGGTCGCAGTACCGCCGTTTCTTGTTCTGATCGTCATCGCGGCTCCGGCGAGAGCGGGGGAGAGTCTTGATCCGACGCCGGCCGGTGAAGGCTCACCGTGGCTCAGTGCGTTTCGCGGCTGGTCGCGGGTCGTGCTGGCCGTGGCGGTGGAGTTCTGCTTCGTGGTGTGGGCCGTGGCCCGGCTGGTGGAGGCCGGCCTGCCGATCGCGATCGCGGCCCTGCTGGGGAGTGCGTTCCCGATCGGAATGGCTGTCGGCCGGTCGATCGGGCCGATCCACGTCCGCGGCTGGTCGCCACTGGTACCGGCCGGGCTGCTGGCCCTCAGTGGGAGCCTTTTGGTGAGTTTGTTCGGTGCGCCCGCCGTCGTGGTCGCCGGACTGTTGCTGGCCGGTCTCGGCGTTGCTCCGCTCTACCCGCTCACCATCGCCGAACTCGTCGCAACGCCTGGCATTCGGCCCGTACGGCTGGCGGCGTTGGGTGCGCTTGCCTCTGCGACAGCGATCTTGGCCGCGCCCACCATCCTGGCCGCGTTGGCGACGGTCGTGGAGCTCAGCAAGGCCTTTCTCATCACGCTGCCGCTGCTGCTCGTGTTGTTCCTGATCAGCGGGCCACTGCGGCCCGGGCGGCCGCAGACCGCAGTACGGCCTCAGGCGGAGGTCGGGAGGCCGTAG